The sequence CAACTCATTCCTGTTGGATTCATCAGAGGGTCACCTGTTTATGATCTTCGTGGCGATTCTGGCGGGTTATTCCGTTGCGGGTACGCAACAGGTATCGGATAAGCGGCTGACCGAATAGCGCACACCTCTCGCGAATATAATATGCTAAGTAACGGCTCCCAATGGGAGCCGTTTTTCGTTGTACGGTTATATTTTTTCTACTGCAGATCTAACGTTATCAAAGATTAGTTCATGATAAGACGCCCCTAAAATGAGAGAGATAACTTTAACAAAACTAACAATAGGTATATTTGAGCTAGGGGGTATTGAATGAGATGTAAGTTCACACTAAATCGACATATTTTCTTTACGTTTTGCTTTTTAAAACGAAAAGTGCTGAATGATGGTGTGTTGATAGCCTTGTATTCTTAGTGTTTTCATCAGGATAGCGGTAGAGAGCAATTGTTAAAATTTGAGTGACAATCGCCGATGAAACATAAATGAAGTCTAAATGAAATGAAAATAGTGATTACTTTCATGCAGGCTTAATTGATTTTTTTCACCAGAGCAGTCAGGTGAGAAAGATATAAAAATGGCCTGTTGTCCTATTTGATAAAAATCAAAATAGGGTGTGTCAACACTGTAATTATCTGATTATGGCGCTCAAAAAAAGAGCTAATGGAGGGGCGAAAACGTGAGCGAGTAGAGAGTTTTAATATAAGGCTATTTTATATTTTCAATATAGCTGAATTTTCATTAATTCATTGAAAATAAATGATATTTTTATTTTTCAATCAATAGTAGAGCATTAAGATTAGACCAGCCCTCTATAGAGAGCAAGATAACATGCACACTTATTTCTCCTCTTGTGCTGTTGAATAAACGGACATGCAAGAAATATCTCAAATAGCAGATAGGGGAAACAGATATCTATGCTAGTGGTGTGGCGTTAATACAGTGAATTAAGCTGATGAGTGGTTTTTTGAATAGGTAAAAAGATGATGTGGATCACTATTAAGAAATTTTGATGTATGTAATAATTTTTGCAAACATTTACATATTGAAAGCCTTGGTCTACTTTTCCGACATTGATGCAATAGTTTTAAAGGAAGCTATGATCACTATGTATTTATATTGATAAGTGGGTCCGGGCTAATCTGTTTGTGGGATAAACAGAACTTACATTTAACTTAATTTATCCAACGTCACTGAGATCATCATGGCCAATTCATCTGCGAATAAATTATCTTTACCGGCCCTAACCTCATTAGTGGTTGGGTCAATGATCGGGGCAGGTATATTTTCATTACCGGCGACATTTGGACGAGCTACGGGTGGGTTTGGCGCACTTATTGCGTGGTGTATAGCCGGTGGTGGTATGTTAATGCTGGCTTTTGTTTTTCAAACATTAGCGCAGCGTAAACCTAATCTTGATTCTGGTGTATTCATTTATGCCAAAGAGGGCTTTGGGGATTATCTTGGTTTTGCCTCGGCATTAGGTTTTTGGGCGGGGACCTGTATTGGTAACGTCTCTTATTTCGTTCTTATCAAATCAACGCTAGGGGCATTCTTCCCGATATTTGGTGATGGCAATACCATTCCAGCTGTATTAGTTGCCTCAGTTATTTTATGGGGATTCCATATCCTGATATTGCGGGGTGTTAAAGAAGCGGCGGCCATTAATACCATTGCCACCTTCGCAAAAATAATTCCTATATTCATTTTCGTCATTGTATTGATTTTTGCCTTTAAGGGCGATGTGTTCGCACTGAACTTCTGGGGCGCACCTGATGTGGTCAAAAGTGTGGATCTATCCCACCTGAATGATTATGGCTATGTTGGTCATGCTGCTGCGGTTATGCCGCCAGTTGCTGAACCTGAGTCTCTATTCTCCCAAGTGCGTAGCACCATGTTGGTTACCGTCTTTGTCTTCCTGGGCATCGAAGGGGCGAGCGTCTATTCACGTTATGCCAAAGAACGCAGCCATGTGGGTATTGCAACCGTTTTGGGTTTCATTGGTGTGCTGTGTCTGTTGGTACTGATCACCATGCTCTCTTACGGTGTGCTGTTGCGCCCAGATCTGGCGGCGCTACGTCAGCCATCCATGGCGGGGGTACTGGAAGCTATTGTCGGCCGCTG comes from Yersinia bercovieri ATCC 43970 and encodes:
- a CDS encoding amino acid permease, coding for MANSSANKLSLPALTSLVVGSMIGAGIFSLPATFGRATGGFGALIAWCIAGGGMLMLAFVFQTLAQRKPNLDSGVFIYAKEGFGDYLGFASALGFWAGTCIGNVSYFVLIKSTLGAFFPIFGDGNTIPAVLVASVILWGFHILILRGVKEAAAINTIATFAKIIPIFIFVIVLIFAFKGDVFALNFWGAPDVVKSVDLSHLNDYGYVGHAAAVMPPVAEPESLFSQVRSTMLVTVFVFLGIEGASVYSRYAKERSHVGIATVLGFIGVLCLLVLITMLSYGVLLRPDLAALRQPSMAGVLEAIVGRWGAIFISIGLIISVLGAYLSWSLLAAEVLFSAAKSKSMPKVFGTENSNAVPSAAVWLTNIFIQVFLILTLFTDYAFQLALELTSSLTLIPYLLVGAYGLKLAWTGETYETNKVGHRKDLIFALIATLYSALMIYAGGMKYLLLSAIIYGPGTILYLIAKREQQQKAFNSYERVLFIVLIVAAVAAIYSIATGIITI